The following proteins come from a genomic window of Coffea arabica cultivar ET-39 chromosome 11c, Coffea Arabica ET-39 HiFi, whole genome shotgun sequence:
- the LOC113716163 gene encoding peroxidase 24-like, translating to MENKMKASAFLLLLCVILGSFGICKAGGQIKEVVEKLCQNLGIVGKLGIGNEDHAKGLKMDYYEESCPQVEGIVRNITWSKVANNSTLAAKLLRIHYHDCFVRGCDASLLLDSTSNNTAEKEASPNRALTGYEVIDEIKSKLEKECPNTVSCADIVALVARDAVSYQFQRPIWKVPTGRKDGRVSLASEVLPSLPSPFADFPTLLQNFENHSLGINDLVTLSGAHTLGRTHCTLIAKRLYNFTGKGDTDPSLDSDYAETLKTICPVPINPATTLEMDPGSSLSFDSHYYMALNQNKTLFLSDSALLTNPQAAALAKDLQNFDDFLEHFKVSINKMGAIGVLTDGKGGEIRRTAELSILKSSWF from the exons ATGGAGAATAAGATGAAAGCCAGTGCTTTCTTGCTACTTCTGTGTGTAATTCTGGGAAGTTTTGGAATTTGCAAAGCTGGCGGCCAAATAAAGGAGGTCGTTGAAAAACTCTGTCAAAATCTTGGAATTGTTGGAAAACTTGGAATTGGCAATGAAGATCATGCCAAGGGCCTAAAGATGGATTACTATGAAGAAAGCTGCCCTCAAGTTGAAGGCATCGTGAGGAACATCACATGGAGCAAAGTTGCTAATAACTCCACCTTGGCTGCAAAGTTACTAAGAATTCACTACCATGATTGCTTCGTTAGG GGCTGTGATGCATCACTTCTTCTTGATTCGACCAGTAATAATACAGCTGAAAAAGAGGCAAGCCCAAACCGGGCTCTAACTGGATACGAGGTTATTGACGAGATAAAATCTAAACTTGAAAAAGAATGCCCCAATACAGTATCATGTGCTGATATTGTTGCTTTGGTTGCTCGAGATGCAGTGTCATATCAA TTTCAGCGGCCAATTTGGAAGGTTCCCACGGGAAGGAAAGATGGAAGGGTGTCACTTGCCTCTGAAGTATTGCCAAGCTTACCCTCACCATTTGCAGACTTCCCAACTCtgcttcaaaattttgaaaatcatagtTTAGGCATCAATGATCTTGTCACCCTATCag GAGCACATACCCTTGGAAGAACTCACTGCACTTTGATTGCAAAAAGGCTCTACAACTTCACAGGGAAAGGTGACACAGATCCCTCTCTAGATTCAGATTATGCTGAAACTTTGAAGACCATCTGCCCGGTTCCAATTAATCCAGCAACTACCCTGGAGATGGATCCTGGAAGCTCATTGTCTTTTGACAGCcattattatatggctttgaaccAAAACAAGACTCTTTTCTTATCAGATTCAGCCTTATTGACCAATCCTCAAGCAGCTGCTCTAGCAAAGGATCTCCAGAATTTTGATGACTTCCTTGAGCACTTTAAGGTATCTATCAATAAAATGGGTGCCATTGGAGTTCTTACAGATGGAAAGGGTGGTGAAATCAGGAGAACTGCAGAGTTATCAATCCTTAAATCTTCTTGGTTTTGA
- the LOC113716507 gene encoding uncharacterized protein, producing the protein MLKFLRSKIHLQNPKLYIPISHVHSKTTSKYTPLSNPAIDFILNEATQDIKPSKPSCPNPPNPQKTLVENEEKKAPFNSRVQISHPWPEWVELMDKLLKGGYFDQIGHPFDRNEMGSKFFNQIRTACLNYARDRFDLIRFLSQKDIQIVAGSGCPTLDRKVVNSGKRLRAHAGTDEGNVCSSCVLRGNCERAFVKAREDEGGRTVDVMRFLLTYGLDAIIGTVENKPCLNKKVKESVRKLLKEITEFSSEETDTEQSTASTSGWISSTQGISAHQGQDQVNVIMKPGDWKCPKCNFLNFSRNVKCLRCEGLFQERLQKLGENEDHLPLKKGDWICEKCNFLNFAKNTRCLQCKEKPSGRQLIPGEWECESCNYINFRRNMVCLKCDHKRPKASNSSSLPSPSASDHMPYRRTRPYFGQEKQCGDEKSDVIKFVETEGQHRSNSLDEAPGFVDFPLVCGKSDLSQNVQKQERWRKEMAEQSRSAAKAKENAGVFKSSITRDSRELLQLDDDEEMAEWFGRRRDN; encoded by the exons ATGTTGAAATTCTTGAGAAGTAAAATCCATCTCCAAAATCCCAAACTTTACATTCCCATTTCCCATGTTCACAGCAAAACCACCTCAAAATACACCCCACTTTCCAACCCAGCAATTGATTTCATCCTAAATGAAGCAACTCAAGACATTAAACCCTCAAAACCCTCCTGTCCAAACCCTCCAAACCCACAAAAAACTCTagtagaaaatgaagaaaaaaaggcCCCTTTTAATAGTAGGGTTCAAATATCTCATCCCTGGCCTGAATGGGTGGAGCTGATGGATAAGTTGCTGAAAGGTggatattttgatcaaattgGACACCCTTTTGATAGAAATGAAATGGGCTCGAAGTTTTTTAATCAGATTAGGACTGCTTGCTTGAATTATGCCCGCGACCGGTTTGATCTTATAAG GTTTTTGTCCCAGAAAGATATTCAGATTGTTGCTGGATCTGGATGTCCTACCTTGGACAGAAAAGTTGTGAACTCAGGAAAGCGACTAAGAGCACATGCGGGAACTGATGAAGGAAAT GTTTGCAGCTCCTGTGTTTTGAGGGGAAATTGTGAGAGGGCTTTTGTAAAGGCACGTGAGGATGAAGGGGGCAGGACTGTCGACGTCATGCGCTTCTTGTTGACATACGGACTCGATGCTATAATTGGTACTGTAGAGAATAAGCCTTGCCTAAACAAGAAGGTCAAGGAGTCGGTCAGAAAATTGCTGAAAGAAATCACAGAGTTCAGCTCTGAGGAAACTGATACTGAGCAGTCTACAGCTTCAACCTCTGGATGGATTTCATCTACTCAAGGAATCTCAGCTCACCAGGGGCAAGATCAAGTTAATGTAATAATGAAACCCGGCGATTGGAAATGCCCCAA ATGCAACTTCCTAAACTTTTCTAGAAATGTTAAGTGCTTGCGTTGTGAGGGATTATTCCAAGAAAGACTACAGAAACTTGGCGAGAACGAAGATCATCTTCCACTAAAGAAAGGAGACTGGATATGTGAGAA GtgcaattttttgaattttgcaaaAAATACAAGGTGTTTACAATGTAAAGAGAAGCCATCAGGTCGACAACTCATTCCTGGGGAGTGGGAATGTGAATC GTGTAACTACATAAATTTTAGAAGAAATATGGTATGCTTAAAATGCGATCATAAAAGACCGAAAGCTTCGAATTCTTCATCCTTACCATCTCCATCTGCCAGTGACCATATGCCATATCGTCGTACACGCCCTTATTTTGGGCAAGAGAAGCAATGTGGAGATGAAAAAAGTGATGTAATAAAATTTGTTGAAACTGAAGGCCAACATAGATCAAACTCACTAGATGAGGCTCCAGGATTTGTTGACTTTCCTTTGGTGTGTGGTAAGAGTGACTTGTCCCAGAATGTTCAGAAGCAAGAGAGATGGAGAAAGGAAATGGCTGAGCAGAGCAGAAGTGCTGCAAAGGCAAAGGAAAATGCTGGTGTTTTCAAATCTTCCATCACCCGGGACAGTAGAGAGTTGCTTCAGTTGGATGACGATGAAGAGATGGCTGAGTGGTTTGGACGCAGAAGAGACAACTGA